A window of the Balaenoptera acutorostrata chromosome 13, mBalAcu1.1, whole genome shotgun sequence genome harbors these coding sequences:
- the GALR1 gene encoding galanin receptor type 1: protein MELAAGNLSEGNASGPEPPAPEPRPLFGIGVENFITLVVFGLIFALGVLGNSLVITVLARSKPGKPRSTTNLFILNLSIADLAYLLFCIPFQATVYALPTWVLGAFICKFVHYFFTVSMLVSIFTLAAMSVDRYVAIVHSRRSSALRVSRNALLGVGFIWALSIAMASPVAYHQRLFHRDVSNQTFCWEQWSSQRHKKAYVVCTFVLGYLLPLLLICFCYAKVLNHLHKKLKNVSKKSEASKKKTAQTVLVVVVVFGVSWLPHHVIHLWAEFGVFPLTPTSFLFRITAHCLAYSNSSVNPIIYAFLSENFRKAYKQVFKCHVRNKSPLNDTKENKSRIDTPPSTNCTHV from the exons ATGGAGCTGGCGGCCGGGAACCTCAGTGAGGGGAACGCGAGCGGGCCCGAGCCCCCCGCCCCGGAGCCCAGGCCTCTTTTCGGCATCGGCGTGGAGAACTTCATCACGCTGGTGGTGTTCGGCCTGATCTTCGCGCTCGGCGTGCTGGGCAACAGCCTGGTGATCACGGTGCTGGCACGCAGCAAGCCGGGGAAGCCGCGCAGCACCACTAACCTGTTCATCCTCAACCTGAGCATCGCCGACCTGGCCTACCTGCTCTTCTGCATCCCCTTCCAGGCCACGGTGTACGCCCTGCCCACCTGGGTGCTGGGCGCCTTCATCTGCAAGTTCGTCCACTACTTCTTCACCGTGTCCATGCTGGTCAGCATCTTCACGCTGGCCGCGATGTCGGTGGACCGCTACGTGGCCATCGTGCACTCGCGGCGCTCCTCCGCCCTGCGGGTGTCCCGCAACGCGCTGCTGGGTGTGGGCTTCATCTGGGCGCTGTCCATCGCCATGGCCTCGCCGGTGGCCTACCACCAGCGCCTCTTCCACCGGGACGTCAGCAACCAGACCTTCTGCTGGGAACAGTGGTCCAGCCAGCGCCACAAGAAGGCCTACGTGGTGTGCACCTTCGTCCTCGGCTACCTGCTGCCCCTCCTGCTCATCTGCTTCTGCTACGCCAAG GTCCTTAATCATTTGCATAAAAAGTTGAAGAACGTGTCAAAGAAGTCAGAGGCATCGAAGAAAAAG aCCGCGCAGACGGTGCTGGTGGTGGTCGTGGTTTTCGGGGTCTCCTGGCTGCCACACCACGTCATCCACCTCTGGGCTGAGTTTGGGGTCTTCCCACTGACAcccacctccttcctcttccGGATCACCGCCCACTGCCTGGCGTACAGTAATTCCTCCGTGAATCCCATCATTTACGCGTTTCTCTCTGAAAATTTCAGGAAGGCTTATAAGCAGGTGTTCAAGTGCCACGTTCGCAATAAGTCACCTCTTAATgacactaaagaaaataaaagtcgaATAGACACCCCACCATCAACCAATTGCACTCACGTGTGA